The genome window TTTGTTTTTAGGGTTTGTGCCTAAACTGTGCCTAACCTGAAATTAAATATAGTGAAATTTAATGAATCTTTTATATAGCTTTATTGAACTTTATATCTATGCGCAAAAAGTTGTAGGTTTTATAACTTACAAAAATAGGTAAGTTATATCGATTTTTATTGCTAATATGACTCTTTAAATTCTAGATTAAATGAAATACTCTATGTACCACTGTAAAATGAGTGAAATCAAGGAGATGAATATGACTTTTACGTGGGATATATTAAAAAAAGGCATAAATCCAATTATCGATGGTGCAGTTCAGGAAATATTTACCAAACTTTATTCTGATAATTTATTTTTAATGGTTCCTGTAGTGCAAAAGGAAACCTTAAGATCAATAGTTGAGGCAGCTTTAAGAGCGGAAAGAGGAACAGAATTAACCAGGCCTCTTGGAAGCCCTAATTACTTGTCATCTTGGAATAAAATTTTATTGAATCCGAGGCAGTTATTTCAGATCCCACCTGAAGACTATACAAAAATTGAAACAAAAACTGTTATAGGTCCACGGGCTAAGAAACCTCTTGAATTAGATATACCAATTATGATTTCAGCAATGTCAAATGGCGGATCATTAAGTGAACAAATGAAAATTGCTCTTGCTAAAGGTGCTAGTTTAGCAGGAACAGCAACTAATACCGGAGAAAGTACGTTGGTATACAGTGAAAGAGAAGCTGCAAAATATTTAATAGGACAATATAATAGAGGTGGTTGGTTAAGCAAACCAGAACAGTTAAAAAGAGTAAATGCTATAGAGGTACAGCTTGGCCAAGGCGCATGGGGTGGAGCTACAGATGATGTACAGCCAGCAAGTGAAGTTACTGATTATCAAAAAAGAATATGGAATGTTCCAGACGGCAAAGATGCCGTAATTCATTCCAGAATGCCAGGTATTAACTCAACTCAAGATATT of Candidatus Melainabacteria bacterium RIFOXYA2_FULL_32_9 contains these proteins:
- a CDS encoding glutamate synthase, which translates into the protein MTFTWDILKKGINPIIDGAVQEIFTKLYSDNLFLMVPVVQKETLRSIVEAALRAERGTELTRPLGSPNYLSSWNKILLNPRQLFQIPPEDYTKIETKTVIGPRAKKPLELDIPIMISAMSNGGSLSEQMKIALAKGASLAGTATNTGESTLVYSEREAAKYLIGQYNRGGWLSKPEQLKRVNAIEVQLGQGAWGGATDDVQPASEVTDYQKRIWNVPDGKDAVIHSRMPGINSTQDIIDLINKLKSEYDVPVGIKIAATHFIEKELEIIAQTDADFITIDGSEGGTSSSYPTLQDSVGFPTLLGLARAVNWLEDNNLKSKYNLIITGGLKEPGDFLRALALGADAVYIATIAIMASLQTQVVKAVPESVPVQLSLAQGKLIDKLDIDESANNLANFLKSSVIEMQHATQAVGKTSFRNLNKEDLVTVDKELAAILRIAYAGNPCI